A portion of the Chryseobacterium tructae genome contains these proteins:
- a CDS encoding T9SS type A sorting domain-containing protein translates to MPISKLALPVINFTNVGNICLGSNLHFTVNQGIITSATNVTFTFANGSTYTTTFNPSGVYDFPNNGYIQNNSGGNVSQIVTVTYSGTNGCAYKPTASASFIILPETIITVSPVYNLEVCGDYPMQPYTLTANSSTGLTNTTGWQWFKDGLPIGNNTNSYTLSGMGVAGTYQVRATDQNGCVVYSQEIHVTNSCPPTGNCPSPPPFSFVPKWTGCNTITVSNVNFTTSPDEIQWVSNGILTLVSPQGLPSATFQTNLAGAHIVSLRVRYGTCWYSVSVEVKKHYEPKFNVAQTCNGNGYNVTLYNTSTVFDLGANTNAVVYKFSLPGYPDQIGQTANYNNLAPGTYTFTMRVSAPTLGYPECVMTKTVTLAPVPDLNFALPNTACKGSGVSLSAGSYTPGNIYTWNFDGTAFVTSQASTLVTFNTAGVKSVSLQVRTPQGCVYNSVVRTITINEANLNGTITPLSVVACEGTSPVISFVPSGTAPAGYMWMNGSSVASGASNSMNYIPTESGNYWPVLIAANGCRTYDMSIKSVGVAFKKPAFVNISGQTNVCANSSITLRGIVGDNTLEYRWLRNGVPVATGWSVTYPIVYTTSGLSAGTYTFRLEARTPGTTDCAGSKEFVVTVSNPPADPIVTATQISCQPYRVQLTASGPANGEYNWSNGMNGQSITVEEGGVYRVIYTAPSGCKVFGQKDVPLSIESLMWVFPTGCYDYCRDKERYILGPKGNFDYHQWERFGVNLQSGVNDVIYPFYYIDASGTYRLRIDQNAPGLHCEYYSGAFNYYPGEKCGIETQCQFDVNITAFKWDGDHYNVHGTIYNASGQPVMLTVSSLNGYGTYFPSMITIPPGGTYDMNSNPLVFYPNSNFPGGSDAILFRGQGDCKFVAEPEIKGKSIATTAKTPSLTTASSLKLLPNPAKDIVKVSYNTGNEKLLATQIKVFDTMGNIKFHKELKAASGEVNVDISHWLQSTYIVIVQAGETSLQGKLIKN, encoded by the coding sequence ATGCCAATAAGTAAGTTAGCACTTCCGGTAATAAACTTTACAAATGTTGGAAATATTTGTTTAGGTTCAAATTTACATTTTACAGTTAACCAAGGAATTATTACCTCTGCAACAAATGTAACATTTACTTTTGCGAATGGATCTACTTATACAACAACGTTCAATCCGTCTGGAGTTTATGATTTCCCAAATAACGGGTATATCCAGAATAATAGCGGGGGGAATGTTTCTCAAATAGTTACTGTAACGTATAGCGGAACTAATGGATGTGCCTATAAGCCTACAGCAAGTGCAAGTTTCATTATTCTTCCGGAGACCATCATTACTGTTTCTCCAGTATACAATCTTGAAGTTTGTGGGGATTATCCTATGCAGCCTTACACCCTTACAGCTAATAGCTCTACAGGGCTTACCAATACTACAGGTTGGCAGTGGTTCAAGGATGGTTTACCAATCGGGAATAATACCAATTCATATACTTTATCAGGAATGGGAGTTGCCGGTACTTATCAGGTAAGAGCAACTGATCAAAATGGCTGTGTTGTTTATTCACAGGAAATTCATGTGACAAATTCATGTCCACCTACAGGTAATTGTCCATCACCACCACCATTCTCTTTCGTTCCGAAATGGACAGGTTGTAACACAATTACTGTAAGTAATGTGAATTTTACCACTTCACCGGATGAGATTCAATGGGTGTCCAACGGTATACTTACATTGGTGAGTCCTCAAGGATTGCCTTCAGCTACATTCCAGACTAATCTTGCGGGAGCACATATTGTTTCCCTTAGAGTGAGATATGGTACATGTTGGTATTCTGTAAGTGTAGAAGTTAAAAAACATTATGAACCTAAGTTCAATGTTGCTCAGACTTGTAACGGTAATGGATATAATGTTACTTTATACAATACTTCTACAGTATTTGATCTTGGTGCCAATACCAATGCAGTTGTGTATAAATTTAGTTTGCCTGGATATCCTGATCAGATTGGTCAGACTGCTAATTACAACAATTTGGCGCCAGGTACTTACACCTTTACAATGAGAGTATCTGCGCCAACACTTGGGTATCCTGAATGTGTAATGACTAAAACAGTTACATTAGCACCAGTTCCGGATCTTAATTTTGCACTTCCGAATACAGCATGTAAAGGAAGCGGGGTGAGTCTTTCTGCGGGGTCATATACTCCTGGAAATATTTATACCTGGAATTTTGACGGAACAGCCTTTGTGACTTCACAAGCAAGTACTCTTGTTACATTCAATACGGCTGGAGTAAAATCGGTGAGTTTACAGGTTAGAACGCCACAAGGATGTGTATATAATTCTGTTGTTCGTACAATTACGATCAATGAGGCTAATTTAAATGGAACGATTACTCCTTTAAGTGTAGTAGCATGTGAAGGAACATCTCCGGTAATTTCATTTGTTCCGTCAGGTACTGCACCAGCAGGATATATGTGGATGAACGGCAGTTCGGTAGCATCTGGAGCATCTAATTCAATGAACTACATTCCTACAGAATCAGGGAATTATTGGCCAGTGCTGATTGCAGCAAATGGTTGTAGAACTTACGATATGAGTATCAAATCGGTAGGTGTAGCATTTAAAAAACCTGCATTTGTAAATATTTCAGGACAAACAAATGTTTGTGCTAATAGCTCCATAACATTGAGAGGTATTGTGGGGGATAATACCCTTGAATACAGATGGCTAAGAAACGGTGTTCCAGTAGCAACAGGTTGGTCTGTTACATATCCAATTGTCTATACTACAAGTGGATTGTCTGCTGGTACTTATACCTTTAGGCTAGAAGCTCGTACACCGGGAACTACAGATTGTGCGGGATCTAAAGAATTTGTGGTTACAGTGAGTAATCCTCCTGCAGATCCTATCGTGACGGCTACTCAAATAAGCTGCCAGCCATATAGAGTTCAGTTGACAGCATCAGGACCAGCTAATGGAGAATATAACTGGAGTAACGGAATGAATGGACAATCTATTACAGTAGAAGAAGGAGGAGTATATAGAGTAATCTATACAGCTCCAAGCGGTTGTAAAGTATTTGGCCAGAAAGATGTACCGTTGAGTATAGAAAGTCTAATGTGGGTATTCCCTACAGGCTGTTATGATTATTGTAGAGATAAAGAACGTTATATTCTAGGACCAAAAGGTAACTTCGATTATCACCAGTGGGAGAGATTTGGAGTTAACTTACAAAGTGGAGTTAATGATGTTATTTATCCATTCTACTATATTGATGCATCTGGAACTTATAGATTAAGAATTGATCAGAATGCACCTGGACTTCATTGTGAGTATTATTCAGGAGCCTTTAATTACTATCCTGGTGAAAAATGTGGAATAGAGACTCAATGTCAATTTGATGTCAATATTACAGCATTTAAATGGGATGGTGATCATTATAACGTTCACGGAACGATATACAATGCTAGCGGCCAGCCGGTGATGCTTACGGTTTCAAGTCTTAATGGGTATGGAACTTATTTCCCATCTATGATTACAATTCCGCCAGGAGGAACATATGATATGAATTCTAATCCATTGGTCTTCTATCCAAATTCCAATTTCCCTGGAGGAAGTGATGCGATCTTATTCAGGGGGCAGGGTGATTGTAAGTTTGTTGCTGAGCCGGAAATTAAAGGCAAGTCTATTGCTACAACGGCTAAAACACCAAGTCTTACTACGGCTTCATCTTTGAAATTGCTACCGAATCCTGCGAAGGATATTGTGAAAGTTTCATACAATACAGGTAATGAAAAATTACTGGCAACACAGATCAAGGTTTTTGATACCATGGGTAATATCAAATTCCATAAGGAACTGAAAGCAGCTTCCGGAGAGGTAAATGTAGATATCTCTCACTGGTTGCAGAGTACTTATATTGTCATTGTACAAGCGGGAGAAACCTCGTTGCAAGGCAAATTGATTAAAAATTAA
- a CDS encoding phospholipase D-like domain-containing protein yields the protein MYYKENKKYYFKIDTENSEGVEVFVGQNAGNQLNKDILNAKAEVLIISPYIDEVKLDDLIMLKNRNINVRLAFSDLRPEQYGNILRKLIHQNRVTDVKKKDKRESLKNLFFLSSIVLFCLGIFALIYFGIHLVDDLTNSNNFVALLVAVASLYGFFRCWEKKTEVEKMEIYTYHYSENLNFKFIRNNRYDNKFLHSKIYIIDRKVAYLGSLNYTKSGFTTNFESRIRITQREKVNELVRFVHDIFEDNMNLKKHELFYLGKQVYSEETY from the coding sequence GTGTATTATAAGGAAAACAAAAAATATTATTTTAAAATTGATACTGAAAACAGTGAGGGAGTTGAAGTATTTGTCGGACAAAATGCGGGGAATCAGCTCAATAAAGATATTCTGAATGCAAAGGCAGAAGTTTTGATTATCTCTCCTTATATTGATGAAGTAAAGCTGGATGATCTTATTATGCTGAAAAACAGGAACATCAATGTAAGATTAGCATTCAGTGATCTTCGTCCGGAGCAATATGGAAATATTTTACGAAAGCTCATTCATCAGAACCGGGTGACTGATGTAAAGAAAAAAGATAAAAGGGAAAGTTTAAAAAATCTTTTCTTTTTATCTTCGATTGTATTATTCTGCCTGGGAATCTTTGCACTTATTTATTTTGGGATCCATCTGGTTGATGACCTTACCAATTCAAATAATTTTGTGGCTCTTTTAGTGGCTGTTGCTTCCCTATATGGATTTTTCCGATGTTGGGAAAAGAAAACGGAAGTGGAAAAAATGGAAATCTACACTTATCATTACTCCGAAAATTTAAATTTTAAATTTATCCGGAACAACCGTTATGACAATAAGTTTCTGCATTCAAAGATTTACATCATCGATCGAAAAGTTGCTTATCTTGGATCTTTGAACTACACCAAGAGTGGATTCACTACTAATTTTGAATCCCGAATCAGAATTACCCAAAGGGAAAAAGTAAATGAATTGGTTCGTTTTGTACATGATATTTTTGAGGATAATATGAATCTTAAAAAGCATGAACTTTTCTATCTTGGAAAGCAGGTCTACAGCGAGGAAACGTACTAA
- a CDS encoding helix-turn-helix transcriptional regulator: protein MKNIDFLKRNLVPFIVLCSLLSSCTSKKKEKESFDYPLLQKNEALSLAGNYEKALELNREYLHLAQKNGYTDGAALCYINIANLSIIVGNYEKGLVFLKKAESLLNKSDNEALKARVFQEYGQMSKVARLHKTALEYNAKALYHTRKCSVEDQKKYILTKVFSNRADFLYEAKQSDSALIYFHKAMNIENTDLINSLIAKHHMFYTKQIDSVNFYLERALILANQRKEILDSRRGQVYRIAGDYYRTREKDAFALTYYQKGLDIYIKTRKVYNIPFIYEAMADTYGYLGDKEKQAEFNNKFTHAKEQLSKNQNNTVNLLIDKLLTEKEVSAQTFKFNVIIFSGLVLLLIILAGFLLYKRLKHSKKQIINETADLKNSITLLQSENENLSHKIIENNNELILLAKNNDSSFLTRFQEIHPDFIETLLKRNSDLSSTDLWLSAMISLNFSSKQIAAIMSIEHKSAQQKKYRLRKKLNIPSEEDFFVYFQKLENNESTE from the coding sequence ATGAAAAATATCGATTTCTTAAAAAGAAACCTCGTTCCATTTATCGTACTTTGTAGCTTACTAAGTAGCTGTACGTCAAAAAAAAAGGAAAAAGAAAGTTTTGATTATCCGCTTCTTCAGAAAAATGAAGCCCTCAGTCTCGCTGGAAATTACGAAAAAGCATTAGAACTAAACCGTGAATATCTCCATCTTGCTCAAAAAAATGGGTATACAGATGGAGCAGCACTCTGTTATATCAACATCGCTAATTTGTCCATTATAGTTGGAAACTATGAAAAAGGATTGGTATTTTTAAAAAAAGCTGAATCATTACTCAACAAATCGGATAATGAAGCACTCAAAGCAAGAGTTTTCCAAGAGTATGGGCAAATGAGCAAGGTAGCTAGACTACACAAAACAGCCCTTGAATATAATGCAAAAGCACTTTATCATACCCGTAAGTGTTCTGTAGAGGATCAAAAAAAATATATCCTCACCAAAGTATTTTCTAACAGAGCGGATTTTCTTTATGAAGCTAAGCAAAGTGATTCTGCTCTTATCTATTTTCATAAAGCAATGAATATTGAAAATACAGACCTCATCAATAGCCTGATTGCGAAGCACCATATGTTTTATACAAAACAAATAGATTCTGTAAATTTTTATCTCGAACGCGCCCTTATTCTTGCTAATCAAAGAAAAGAAATCCTGGATTCACGAAGAGGACAGGTTTACCGTATTGCAGGAGATTATTATAGGACCAGAGAAAAAGATGCTTTTGCCTTAACCTATTATCAGAAAGGATTGGATATTTATATTAAGACCCGTAAGGTTTATAATATTCCATTTATCTACGAGGCCATGGCAGACACTTATGGTTATCTGGGAGATAAGGAAAAGCAAGCAGAATTCAATAATAAGTTTACCCACGCAAAAGAACAGCTATCCAAAAATCAGAACAATACAGTAAATCTTCTTATTGACAAATTATTGACTGAAAAAGAAGTTTCTGCACAGACTTTTAAGTTCAACGTCATCATTTTTTCCGGGCTCGTATTGCTTCTGATCATCCTCGCAGGATTCCTTTTATACAAAAGATTGAAACATAGTAAAAAGCAAATCATTAATGAAACTGCTGATTTAAAAAATAGCATAACACTTTTACAGAGTGAAAATGAAAATTTAAGTCATAAAATCATTGAAAATAATAATGAACTGATACTGCTTGCTAAAAACAATGACTCTTCTTTTCTAACCCGGTTTCAGGAAATACATCCAGATTTTATTGAAACTTTACTTAAAAGAAATAGTGACCTTTCTTCCACAGATCTATGGCTTTCTGCTATGATCAGTCTTAATTTCAGTTCTAAACAGATTGCAGCGATTATGTCTATTGAACATAAATCTGCTCAACAAAAGAAATACAGATTGAGAAAGAAACTTAACATCCCGAGTGAAGAGGATTTCTTTGTCTATTTTCAGAAGCTGGAGAACAATGAAAGTACCGAGTAA
- a CDS encoding YdeI/OmpD-associated family protein, which yields MEITNKRKDVYINTKAEWRQWLAEFHQSHQSVWVICNTKKSGLPAVEWSELVDEALCFGWIDSTRKTIDESSFKQLFSQRKPKSTWSRINKEKVQRLIDDQLMAEAGYECIRVAKENGSWVILDTVEDLIIPEDLNKAFTNYTGSEEYFRA from the coding sequence ATGGAAATAACCAATAAAAGAAAGGATGTTTATATCAATACAAAAGCAGAATGGCGGCAATGGTTGGCAGAATTTCATCAATCTCATCAATCAGTTTGGGTCATCTGTAATACCAAAAAATCAGGACTTCCAGCAGTAGAATGGAGTGAATTGGTGGATGAAGCTCTTTGTTTTGGCTGGATCGATAGTACAAGAAAAACCATTGATGAGAGCTCTTTCAAGCAATTATTCAGTCAACGTAAACCGAAGAGTACATGGTCTAGGATCAATAAAGAAAAAGTACAAAGGCTGATCGATGATCAACTGATGGCAGAAGCCGGTTATGAATGTATCAGAGTAGCTAAAGAAAATGGATCGTGGGTAATCCTTGATACAGTAGAAGATCTGATCATTCCAGAAGATTTGAATAAAGCCTTCACAAATTATACAGGTTCAGAAGAATATTTCAGGGCTTAA
- a CDS encoding YdeI/OmpD-associated family protein: MLQWIILAKRPETRERRITEIAEHAAQGKKPKHFL, from the coding sequence ATGCTTCAATGGATTATCCTTGCCAAACGGCCGGAAACCCGGGAAAGACGAATTACTGAAATAGCAGAACACGCAGCACAGGGCAAGAAACCCAAACATTTTTTGTAA
- a CDS encoding DUF1826 domain-containing protein, with translation MSDIFSDNHQIGMVSTFSELVNTPFQGDINAICWHRNVEGDFKEIVSKLKLQENITEVSAEDLLALALSEKGSVAREIILNDLQLLTDFGASPSLNLLKNYERDEEFDFISTDVYSYHVDRSPIGTDTFLCTYYGAASDILPNHQAVQKIDVPEIREKLKELYDGPEDEFETFLKDCFFDLHYQAKTDSKPTNLGIGHLWRLAVDHPTQQVLPCVHRAPVENEGEYRLLLIC, from the coding sequence ATGAGCGATATATTTTCTGACAATCATCAAATAGGAATGGTTTCCACATTTTCTGAACTTGTAAATACTCCTTTTCAAGGGGATATCAATGCAATATGTTGGCACAGAAATGTAGAGGGAGATTTTAAAGAAATTGTTTCTAAACTTAAGCTGCAAGAGAATATTACGGAAGTTTCTGCTGAAGATCTTTTGGCATTAGCGTTATCTGAAAAGGGAAGTGTTGCGAGGGAAATTATTTTAAATGATTTACAATTACTCACTGATTTCGGTGCTTCGCCTTCTCTTAATTTGCTTAAAAACTACGAACGGGATGAAGAGTTCGATTTCATTTCCACCGATGTGTACTCCTACCATGTGGATCGTTCACCTATTGGAACAGATACTTTTTTATGCACCTATTATGGAGCCGCTAGTGATATATTGCCCAATCACCAGGCTGTACAAAAGATAGACGTGCCTGAAATCCGTGAGAAGCTTAAAGAACTGTACGATGGCCCGGAAGATGAATTTGAAACCTTTTTGAAAGATTGTTTTTTCGATCTGCATTATCAAGCCAAAACCGATTCCAAACCTACGAATCTGGGAATAGGGCATCTTTGGCGACTGGCAGTAGATCATCCGACACAGCAGGTTTTGCCTTGTGTTCACAGAGCACCTGTTGAAAATGAAGGAGAATATCGGTTGCTTTTGATTTGTTAG
- a CDS encoding POTRA domain-containing protein produces MTRSIVILIFFLSGFFFLNAQEKKDSLYYKIEEFSDKRKVTKFLHRFIFRREADSTSVKSRIEKLPQEAYNKKYIRNVRIETIDPFGYDSKDQKEKLKWYDWFTDHLHSTTRTSTVNNYLLFKEGEQYNAQKLYESERLLRTMPFVNRVNISVAEDTSSKDSIDVVVKVLDSWSLKPRVSYSGSKIGLGVTEENVLGLGHTLDFLYRNDSKEKQDYFLGSYTTYNLFGSYISAQILGERDFFKNERISFNVRRDFFSPLTKWAGGFTFDYFKRNVLLPIETDTAFPEVQIKVYSQDLWGGYQIPVSSDPSEKVTSNIAVIGRFQNYQYKDSPGIDRYKYFSSYNSFLMSIGLINRRFSVQKNIFQYDLPEDIAYGNSVSIIAGGLSRNKEVNPYVGVSASYGSFTRLGYFTLKAQFGRFFNEDNQNKESFRIDGTYFTNLMDWKFAKVRHFFSPTLALGNPQHNYSYKDRINLSSPDEFPVYNADYIGTKKMVLRYQLQMFIHKTWKNFHFSPYLTMAVGWLGMPDEKLLKTHANTKIGVGVLINNPFLVFNRIQISFTYYPRVPFDNNSVFDFNSNRNNLLPMNSFATEVPHFVNFGN; encoded by the coding sequence ATGACTAGATCGATTGTAATTTTAATTTTCTTTTTAAGTGGTTTTTTCTTTTTAAATGCACAAGAGAAGAAAGACTCGCTTTATTATAAAATAGAAGAATTTTCAGATAAAAGAAAAGTAACCAAATTTCTTCATCGCTTCATATTCCGTAGAGAAGCGGATTCTACATCTGTTAAGTCCAGAATTGAAAAGCTACCGCAGGAAGCTTATAATAAAAAATACATCAGGAATGTCAGGATCGAAACCATTGACCCTTTTGGGTATGATTCAAAAGATCAGAAAGAAAAATTAAAATGGTACGATTGGTTTACAGATCATCTTCATTCCACTACAAGAACATCTACCGTTAATAACTATTTGCTTTTTAAGGAAGGTGAACAATATAATGCTCAGAAACTTTATGAATCCGAACGTTTGCTGAGAACCATGCCTTTTGTAAATAGAGTTAACATCAGTGTTGCAGAAGATACTTCCAGTAAAGATTCCATTGATGTTGTGGTAAAAGTTCTTGATTCCTGGAGCTTGAAGCCGAGAGTCAGTTATTCCGGAAGTAAAATCGGCTTAGGAGTCACTGAGGAAAATGTCTTAGGCCTGGGACATACACTTGATTTTCTTTATAGAAATGATTCTAAAGAAAAGCAGGACTACTTTTTAGGAAGCTATACCACTTATAATCTTTTTGGATCTTATATCAGTGCTCAAATTCTTGGAGAGCGGGATTTTTTTAAAAATGAAAGAATCAGTTTCAATGTCAGAAGAGACTTTTTCTCTCCTTTAACGAAATGGGCAGGGGGTTTTACTTTTGATTATTTTAAGCGAAATGTATTGCTTCCTATAGAAACAGATACGGCTTTTCCGGAAGTTCAGATCAAAGTGTACAGCCAGGATTTATGGGGTGGTTATCAAATACCGGTTTCATCGGATCCTAGTGAAAAAGTTACCAGTAATATTGCCGTGATAGGAAGGTTTCAGAACTATCAGTATAAAGATAGTCCCGGAATCGATCGGTATAAATATTTTAGCTCTTACAATAGTTTTTTGATGTCTATTGGGTTAATTAACAGGCGATTTTCCGTTCAGAAAAATATTTTTCAATATGATTTGCCGGAGGATATTGCTTATGGAAATTCAGTGAGCATTATTGCAGGTGGTTTATCTAGAAATAAAGAAGTAAATCCTTATGTAGGTGTTTCCGCATCTTACGGAAGCTTCACAAGGTTGGGTTATTTTACTTTGAAAGCACAGTTTGGAAGGTTTTTCAATGAAGACAATCAAAACAAAGAATCATTCCGTATAGATGGAACTTATTTTACGAATCTTATGGATTGGAAGTTTGCCAAAGTAAGACATTTCTTTTCCCCCACCTTGGCATTAGGAAATCCGCAGCATAATTATTCTTACAAAGATCGTATCAATCTCTCTTCTCCGGATGAGTTTCCGGTTTATAATGCTGATTATATCGGGACAAAAAAAATGGTTTTAAGATATCAGCTTCAAATGTTCATTCATAAAACCTGGAAAAACTTTCATTTCAGCCCTTATTTAACAATGGCAGTAGGCTGGCTGGGAATGCCTGATGAAAAATTATTGAAAACACACGCAAATACTAAAATAGGAGTGGGCGTTTTAATTAATAACCCATTTTTGGTATTCAACAGAATTCAGATTTCTTTCACTTATTATCCTCGGGTTCCATTTGATAATAACTCTGTTTTTGATTTTAACAGCAACCGAAATAACCTTCTGCCTATGAATAGCTTTGCAACAGAGGTACCCCATTTTGTGAATTTCGGGAATTGA